TTTCAATGGCTCTCACTACAAAGAACCACCACGGACAGTGACCGCTGCCTTACAGAAACGAGAGCACAATGCAACACGACGGCCCGGCACAGCTCGGGGGGACCCGGGGTGCCCAGGCCCCCACGCCGGGCGCACAGCCCGCCGGGCTCCTGTTTGAGGCGTGAGCTGCAGGTGTGTGAAGTGCCCGAAGGACAGGTAGTGGGTCAGCGTGTGGTAGGTGTCGTTGGCCTTGTTACAGATAGGGAAACCGAGGCAGCAACGTGACCGGGCCTAGACGAGCCCGGACGTGACCTGACGCTGTGCGTCTTCAGGGACCCCACTTTTGGGCCCCACGGCAGACCAGGTTCCGTGCTCCACCCACACTCCATCCGCACCtggtggaggggctggaggcctgGGGCTGTCACCTGCTCACTCCTGAGCCCCCCCCGTTGCAAGCCCTCGGCGGCCTCTCCCCTGGCATTGAGGCCGGGAAGCCTTGACGTGAAGGAATGAATCCCAGCCGTTCTCCGGGCCTCTTTagctgagcgtctgacccttCCCGGGTGTCCGCCGGCACTCTCGACCTGGGCCACCCTACAGGAGGCCCGTCGGCTGCCCTGCTGAAGTCAGAGCAGTTGGTGCCCCAGCCCACGGCTCCCCCGAGGAGTCCCCGGCAGCCCGTGACATCAGACCTGCGCGGCACAGAGTCGGCCCAGCCGAGGGCCCTCAGGCCTGGGCTCCTGCCCCCTCGTCGGCCTTGGCTGTCCCACAGCGAGCTGGCCCTGCGGGAAGGGCATCCTGAGACGGAGCACAAAGATGCCCTGCTGTACTATCCGGTCATCCAAGCACTGCTTGCAGAAAAGCACGGGAAATAAAGTCATCACTGCACGTGACCGGGCACCGTGCAGGGCCACACTGGGCAGGCACGCGACCCCTGCCCACAGCCCTGCTGTTTGCTAGTGGCCGGGTGAGCCGGTCGGGATGTGTGCGGATGAAGAGGCCGGCCTGCCAGCCGCGCGCTGCCTGGGCGAGCCGCCTCCTGTGTCGGCCCGGGTGGGAGGAGCCTGGGGGGCCGTGACCCTGATGGGCCGACAGAGAGCGTGGCTCCAGGAACGAAAGATCCTGGCAGGTTTCCCAGAGGGGGGCTTCTCGGCCAGCGCCATGGGCACTCATTGGCAAGCTCAGCGGACGGGGAAGCCACACCACCGCTCCTGGGCTCCCACGCGGGCTCAACACGACTCTTCACCCAGCCTCTCCAAGGTGCACGGTGAGCCCCACGCACGCGGCTGTGGCTCCAGGGGCTCGACGATCCTGGGGATCGCGTGGCCGTTAGTGAGCGTCGTGGGCAGGGGCGCCTCCTCTGAGTCCTTGGAACACGTGAGCTTGACAACGTCTGTCCTCACGGAGCACTTCCTCCATTCCCTGTGGATCCTGGACACCTCTTGCCACGAGTGGCCCGTGGCCAGCACGTAGATGATGGGGTCGGCCACGCCGTTGGCCGTGGACAGGCACAGGAACACCGCGGAGGTCGTGTACAGGTTGGCTTCGAAGGCGCACATGGAGCCCGGGTCTCCCTCGTAGTAGGAAAAGGCGACGGCCTTGACGAGGAGCACCAGGTGGTAGGGCGCGAAGCAGATCAGGAAGATGAGCACCACCGCGATGGCCAGGCGCTTCGCCTTGGCCTTCTGGGCGGCGCTCAGGCCCGTGCTCAGCTTGATGCTCCTGAAGATCCGCTGGTTGGTGAACGCGATGACGGAGAGAGGGACGGCGAACCCCACGGCGAAGCGGGAGTAGCAGTAGCTGGCGACCCTGGTGTTGGTGGGCAGCGTCTCGAAGCAGGTGTCCCCGTCTTCCATCTCAAACACCGGGTAGTGGATGAGGCCGACGACGAGGAAGACGGACGCCGAGATGAGGAAGGCGGTCCTCTGGTGGCGGCGGCCTCGGGTCTCCAGGGCATACACCACCGCCGCGAAGCGGTCGCAGGAGACGCAGCACAGGAAGAGGATGCTGACGTACAGGTTGCAGAAGAAGATGTAGGCCGTCACCTTGCAGGCCCACGGGCCCAGGGTCCAGCGGTGCTGGTTCCGGATGTAGACGACCCAGAGGGGCAGGGTGCCGATGTAGAGCAGCTCGCACAGCGCCAGGCAGAACAGGTAGACCGCCAGCACGTTGCCCTGCCGCGCCTGCAGCAGCGTCAGCCACGCCGTCAGGCAGTTGGCCGGAAAGCCCAGCAGGCACACGAGGCTGTACGCCACCACCAGGACCACTCTGCTGTCCTCGAAGGACACGTTACAGGGGCCCGTGCCAGGAAACGGGGTCGCCGAGACAGGGCCGCTTACTAGGGTGTCGTTCCCTGTGGGACAGAGACAAGCGTGAGGACGGGAGCGCCTGGGAACCAAGAGAACATACGACTCGTGCTCGCTCCAGACCAGAGGCACCAGGCGTTTAAGGGTTCTCCAAATGCCTGTCAGATTTTTGGGCTCCAGCCTGGCGGCGGCACGGCCCGTGGGCCGTGTGACGCCGAGTCCTCGTAACTCACGGAGGTCATTTCTCAAAGGGTTGCTTGTGTGTCGGAAAacagtgtattctttttttttttttagtgtttatttttgagacagagagagacagaatgtgagcagggcaggggcagagagagagggagacacagaatccgaagcggctccaggctccgagccgtcagcacagcccgacgtgggacttgaactcacgaaccgctagatcatgacccgagcaaagtcgggcgcttaaccaactgagccacctgggcacccccagaGTGTATTCTTTAATTGTTGAGTGAGTGTTCTTCTGTGCACATTTTCAATAGAGtctgggtgcccccccccccaccgcccttcTCTAGCAGCTTTCATGCTTTGACCCCCACCCTTGACCCCGGCTCGTGCACACCACCATCTTGCCTGCTTCAACCGTCAGTTATGGAGAAAAGTGATTAAC
The sequence above is a segment of the Panthera leo isolate Ple1 chromosome B3, P.leo_Ple1_pat1.1, whole genome shotgun sequence genome. Coding sequences within it:
- the GPR132 gene encoding probable G-protein coupled receptor 132; this encodes MPGNDTLVSGPVSATPFPGTGPCNVSFEDSRVVLVVAYSLVCLLGFPANCLTAWLTLLQARQGNVLAVYLFCLALCELLYIGTLPLWVVYIRNQHRWTLGPWACKVTAYIFFCNLYVSILFLCCVSCDRFAAVVYALETRGRRHQRTAFLISASVFLVVGLIHYPVFEMEDGDTCFETLPTNTRVASYCYSRFAVGFAVPLSVIAFTNQRIFRSIKLSTGLSAAQKAKAKRLAIAVVLIFLICFAPYHLVLLVKAVAFSYYEGDPGSMCAFEANLYTTSAVFLCLSTANGVADPIIYVLATGHSWQEVSRIHREWRKCSVRTDVVKLTCSKDSEEAPLPTTLTNGHAIPRIVEPLEPQPRAWGSPCTLERLGEESC